In the genome of Terriglobales bacterium, one region contains:
- the ggt gene encoding gamma-glutamyltransferase, translating into MHAPKAMVASVHEAASQAGVEMMQAGGNAVDAAVATGFALAVVHPQAGNLGGGGFMLLRWADGKTHFLDFREKAPGRAQRDMYLDAQGNVIKDASVVGYRAIAVPGSVKGLAYAQKKWGRLPLKKVMEPAIRLAREGFALSYEDAEDLREDQENLARFAESRRIFLRDGNLYRAGEVFRQPELARTLERIAAYPEDLYRGAMARELVTALEKGGGLITLEDLAAYEVKEREPVRGWYRGYEIVSAPPPSSGGIVLIEALNVLEGYDLAKLGSRSADSIHLTVEAFRRAFFDRAQLLGDPDFSALPVAQLLDKRYAAAWRESVNPAHASASAGLKRPAGVFQELDRVAAAPALLPERTHTTHYSVVDPEGNAVSVTTTLNDSLGSRVTAEGLGFLLNDQMDDFASKPGTPNLFGLMQGEANAIGPGKRPLSAMTPTMVLKDGKLFLVLGSPGGPRITTTVANILMGVVDYGLNIQEAVNAPRFHHQWLPDAIYLERTGFSADTRKLLAERGHKFMEKDPVYTSGYWSDGECIAIDLASGERLGASDIRNNGKAVGY; encoded by the coding sequence GTGCACGCCCCCAAGGCGATGGTGGCGAGCGTCCACGAGGCGGCCTCGCAAGCGGGTGTGGAGATGATGCAGGCGGGTGGCAACGCGGTGGATGCGGCCGTGGCCACCGGGTTTGCGCTGGCCGTAGTACATCCGCAGGCGGGCAACCTGGGCGGCGGCGGATTCATGCTGCTGCGATGGGCGGACGGCAAGACGCACTTCCTCGACTTCCGCGAGAAAGCGCCCGGCCGGGCACAGCGGGACATGTATCTGGACGCGCAGGGGAACGTCATCAAAGACGCATCGGTCGTGGGCTATCGCGCGATCGCAGTACCCGGTTCGGTCAAAGGTCTGGCGTACGCGCAGAAGAAGTGGGGCAGGCTGCCGCTGAAGAAGGTGATGGAGCCGGCCATCCGGCTGGCGCGTGAGGGCTTCGCGCTCAGCTATGAAGACGCGGAGGACCTGAGAGAAGACCAGGAGAACCTTGCGCGCTTCGCCGAGTCGCGGCGCATCTTCCTGCGCGACGGGAACCTGTACCGGGCGGGCGAAGTCTTCCGCCAGCCCGAGCTGGCCCGCACGCTGGAGCGTATCGCGGCCTACCCGGAAGACTTATACCGCGGCGCGATGGCGCGCGAGCTGGTGACGGCTCTGGAAAAAGGCGGCGGATTGATCACGCTCGAAGACCTGGCCGCGTATGAGGTGAAGGAACGCGAGCCGGTGCGAGGCTGGTATCGCGGATATGAGATCGTCAGCGCGCCGCCGCCGTCGTCGGGCGGAATCGTGCTGATCGAAGCGCTGAACGTGCTGGAAGGCTACGACCTGGCGAAGCTCGGCAGCCGGTCGGCCGATTCCATCCACCTGACGGTAGAAGCCTTCCGGCGGGCGTTCTTCGATCGTGCCCAGCTCCTGGGCGATCCGGATTTTTCCGCCCTGCCGGTGGCCCAGCTCCTCGATAAGCGCTACGCGGCGGCGTGGCGCGAGTCGGTGAACCCGGCGCACGCCAGCGCGAGCGCCGGCCTGAAGCGGCCGGCGGGCGTTTTTCAGGAACTGGACCGCGTGGCCGCTGCGCCCGCACTCCTTCCCGAGCGCACCCACACCACGCACTATTCCGTGGTCGATCCGGAGGGCAATGCCGTCAGCGTCACAACGACGCTGAATGATTCACTCGGGTCGCGAGTGACGGCAGAGGGTCTGGGCTTTCTGCTGAACGATCAGATGGATGACTTTGCTTCCAAGCCCGGCACACCCAACCTGTTCGGGCTGATGCAGGGGGAAGCCAACGCCATCGGCCCGGGCAAGCGGCCGCTTTCCGCCATGACGCCGACCATGGTGCTGAAGGACGGCAAGCTGTTCCTGGTGCTCGGCTCGCCGGGCGGGCCGCGCATCACCACCACCGTGGCCAACATCCTGATGGGCGTGGTGGACTACGGACTGAACATCCAGGAAGCGGTGAACGCGCCGCGCTTCCATCATCAGTGGCTGCCGGATGCGATCTACCTTGAGCGCACCGGTTTTTCCGCGGATACGCGGAAGCTGCTGGCGGAGCGCGGACACAAGTTCATGGAGAAGGACCCGGTGTACACGTCGGGCTACTGGAGCGACGGCGAGTGCATTGCCATCGACCTCGCCAGCGGCGAGCGGCTGGGCGCCAGCGACATCCGCAATAACGGAAAGGCGGTGGGCTACTGA
- a CDS encoding sugar phosphate isomerase/epimerase family protein, whose amino-acid sequence MRRAMSTYVYVTQRLHPGLLDSLVRGGAQAIEIFCARGHLDYTNRAHVREIAAWFKTSGVPLNSMHSPMFNDYEWGRSGAPPINPADPDRKRRIEAMDEIKRALEVAEQVPFRFLVQHMGMGGEAYDGHKFEAGLSSLEHLRAFAKPLGVTLLVENIPNELSTPARLLEFLTAGHFDDLGVCFDVGHAHLAGGVEAAFEMLKSRIQSTHVHDNGGDRDSHLWPGEGSVDWNQAMALLRSAPQAPPLLMEIEGEGKTGIPESMASSFRKLEEAGTST is encoded by the coding sequence ATGCGCCGAGCGATGTCCACCTATGTCTACGTGACCCAGCGGCTGCACCCTGGCCTGCTGGACAGCCTGGTACGCGGCGGCGCTCAGGCCATCGAGATCTTCTGCGCGCGCGGCCACCTGGATTACACCAATCGCGCCCATGTGCGCGAGATTGCCGCCTGGTTCAAGACCAGCGGGGTGCCGCTGAACTCCATGCATTCGCCCATGTTTAACGATTACGAGTGGGGACGCTCGGGAGCGCCACCCATCAATCCGGCGGACCCGGACCGGAAGCGCCGCATCGAGGCCATGGATGAGATCAAGAGAGCGCTGGAAGTGGCCGAGCAGGTACCGTTCCGCTTCCTGGTGCAGCACATGGGAATGGGCGGCGAGGCCTACGACGGGCACAAGTTCGAAGCCGGGCTGAGCTCCCTGGAGCATTTGCGCGCTTTTGCCAAGCCCCTGGGCGTGACCCTGCTGGTGGAGAACATCCCCAACGAGCTCTCTACACCGGCGCGCCTGCTGGAGTTCCTGACTGCGGGACACTTCGATGACTTGGGCGTGTGCTTCGACGTGGGCCACGCGCACCTTGCGGGGGGCGTGGAGGCGGCCTTCGAGATGCTGAAGTCGCGCATCCAGTCCACCCACGTGCACGACAATGGCGGCGACCGCGATTCGCACCTCTGGCCGGGCGAAGGGTCGGTGGACTGGAATCAGGCCATGGCGCTGCTGCGCTCGGCGCCGCAAGCGCCGCCGCTGCTGATGGAGATCGAGGGCGAAGGCAAGACGGGCATTCCCGAGAGCATGGCATCGTCGTTCCGCAAGCTGGAGGAGGCAGGGACGAGCACATAA
- the rocF gene encoding arginase yields MATPEVSTAAPGIISKKIRVIGVPLDLGQSRRGVDMGPSAVRVAGLEARLEALGHVVEDAGNIAVAIPEQKKERDPRAKYLKEITATCTKHAELVLKTMEAGKTPLVLGGDHSVAAGTVAGVAEFYRRQNQKIGLLWIDAHTDINTPETSPSGNVHGMPLAAIMGLGPAEMANILGFSPKVAPENCVLVGVRDIDVVEKENVRKAGVEVFTMRDIDERGMRTVIEEALRMAGRGTAGYHVSLDMDWIDPEDAPGVGTPVRGGATYREAHLAMEIIADHGRMTSFEIVEVNPVIDEHNRTADLAVELALSVFGKKIL; encoded by the coding sequence ATGGCGACACCAGAAGTCAGCACGGCGGCACCGGGCATCATTTCCAAGAAGATTCGCGTCATCGGCGTGCCGCTGGACTTGGGGCAATCGCGCCGGGGCGTGGACATGGGGCCATCGGCGGTGCGCGTGGCCGGACTGGAGGCCCGGCTGGAAGCTCTGGGCCACGTCGTCGAAGACGCCGGCAATATCGCCGTCGCCATCCCCGAGCAGAAGAAAGAGCGCGACCCCCGCGCCAAGTACTTGAAAGAGATCACGGCCACCTGTACCAAGCACGCCGAACTGGTCCTGAAGACGATGGAAGCAGGGAAGACGCCCCTGGTGCTGGGCGGCGACCACTCGGTGGCGGCCGGCACCGTAGCGGGTGTAGCGGAGTTCTACCGGCGGCAGAACCAGAAGATCGGCTTGCTGTGGATCGACGCGCATACTGACATCAATACACCCGAGACTTCGCCCAGCGGGAACGTCCACGGCATGCCGCTGGCGGCCATCATGGGGCTGGGCCCGGCGGAGATGGCCAATATCCTCGGCTTCTCGCCCAAGGTCGCGCCGGAAAACTGCGTGCTGGTGGGAGTGCGCGATATCGACGTGGTGGAGAAGGAGAACGTGCGCAAGGCCGGCGTCGAGGTCTTCACCATGCGCGACATCGACGAACGCGGCATGCGTACCGTGATCGAAGAGGCGCTGCGCATGGCGGGCCGCGGCACCGCGGGCTATCACGTCTCCTTGGATATGGACTGGATCGATCCCGAGGATGCGCCCGGCGTGGGCACCCCGGTGCGCGGCGGCGCCACCTATCGCGAGGCGCACCTGGCCATGGAGATCATCGCCGACCACGGCCGCATGACCAGCTTCGAGATCGTCGAGGTCAACCCGGTCATCGACGAACACAACCGCACCGCCGACCTGGCGGTGGAACTGGCGCTGAGCGTGTTCGGGAAGAAGATCCTGTAG
- the asnS gene encoding asparagine--tRNA ligase has protein sequence MTTEAQAKPTMQAPLTSIVQIGRHDGEVVTIRGWLYNLRESGKLLFPIFRDGTGLLQGVVAKNAVSPEVFEAVKSLTQESSVIVRGKVRADKRAPGGYEIDVAEIEVVQRVPESDPYPISLKEHGVEFLMDHRHLWVRTPRQCAILRVRAEIIKAARDFFDERGFTLTDPPILTPAACEGTTTLFPVNYFDEEAFLTQSGQLYIEATAMALGKVYSFGPTFRAEKSKTRRHLTEFWMVEPEVAYATLDDLMQLAEEFITFIVKRCLERRRADLEVIGRKLEPLEKIDVPFPRLTYDEAVAKLQEGHAKGALEQRFEWGGDLGSPDETYLSAQFERPVMVHRYPAQVKAFYMEPDPQRPELALCVDVLAPEGYGEIIGGSQRIGSHELLLKRIHEHALPESAFKWYLDLRRYGGVPHGGFGMGIERVVAWICGLEHVRETIPFPRMLNRLYP, from the coding sequence ATGACAACCGAAGCGCAGGCAAAACCAACCATGCAGGCACCGCTCACCAGCATCGTGCAGATCGGCCGCCACGACGGCGAGGTCGTGACCATTCGCGGCTGGCTCTACAACCTGCGGGAGAGCGGCAAGCTGCTGTTTCCCATCTTCCGCGACGGCACCGGGCTGCTGCAGGGTGTGGTGGCGAAGAACGCCGTATCCCCCGAAGTGTTCGAGGCGGTCAAGAGCCTGACGCAGGAGTCGAGCGTGATCGTGCGCGGCAAGGTGCGGGCCGACAAGCGCGCCCCCGGCGGCTACGAGATCGACGTGGCCGAGATCGAGGTGGTGCAGCGTGTCCCCGAGTCCGACCCTTACCCTATCTCGCTCAAGGAGCACGGGGTCGAGTTCCTGATGGACCACCGCCACCTGTGGGTGCGGACGCCGCGGCAGTGCGCCATCCTGCGGGTGCGGGCGGAGATCATCAAAGCGGCGCGCGACTTCTTCGACGAGCGCGGCTTCACGCTCACCGACCCGCCCATCCTCACGCCCGCGGCCTGCGAGGGCACCACCACGCTGTTTCCGGTGAACTACTTCGACGAGGAGGCGTTCCTCACGCAGTCCGGCCAGCTTTACATCGAAGCCACGGCCATGGCGCTGGGAAAGGTGTACTCGTTCGGCCCCACGTTCCGGGCGGAGAAATCGAAGACGCGGCGCCACCTGACGGAATTCTGGATGGTGGAGCCGGAAGTCGCCTACGCCACTCTCGACGACCTGATGCAACTGGCGGAAGAGTTCATCACCTTCATCGTGAAGCGATGCCTGGAGCGGCGGCGGGCGGACCTGGAAGTGATCGGGCGGAAGCTCGAACCGCTGGAGAAGATCGATGTCCCCTTCCCGCGGCTCACCTATGACGAGGCCGTGGCCAAGTTGCAGGAAGGTCACGCCAAGGGCGCGTTGGAGCAGCGCTTCGAATGGGGAGGCGATCTGGGCTCGCCGGACGAGACCTATCTCTCCGCGCAGTTCGAACGGCCGGTGATGGTGCATCGCTATCCGGCGCAGGTGAAAGCGTTCTACATGGAGCCCGACCCGCAGCGGCCGGAACTGGCACTGTGCGTGGATGTGCTGGCGCCGGAGGGTTACGGCGAGATAATCGGAGGGTCGCAGCGCATCGGCTCCCACGAACTGCTGTTGAAGCGCATCCACGAGCACGCACTGCCGGAGTCGGCATTCAAGTGGTATCTCGACCTGCGCAGGTACGGTGGCGTGCCGCACGGCGGCTTCGGCATGGGCATCGAGCGCGTGGTGGCGTGGATCTGCGGATTGGAGCACGTGCGGGAGACCATTCCGTTCCCGCGCATGCTGAATCGTCTCTATCCTTGA